Proteins co-encoded in one Campylobacter concisus genomic window:
- a CDS encoding FecCD family ABC transporter permease, with protein MKNANFSLVTIFLALLTLLCAFVALCVGRFYISFGDVFSVLAHSIGLGDGAASNITNVIENLRIPRIIAAILVGAALSVSGAAYQGVFKNQLVSPDLLGVSAGACVGAATAIIFDLSLFWIQIFAFGFGLAAVAITLAIPKMMGRSSTLMLVLSGIIVSGLMGSVIGFLKYVADPETKLPDIVYWQLGSLAKLDSENLKYIAPVMIVCAVLLIAMSWRINLLSLGDESAARLGVNVAYERSIIIICATLLTACSVCISGIVAWVGLLMPHLARMLVGANNIRSMPASIFMGAMFLLFVDTLARSISVSEVPLGVLTGFIGTVFFVWVLWRNKKVA; from the coding sequence ATGAAAAACGCAAATTTTTCATTAGTCACCATTTTTTTAGCTCTGCTAACGCTTCTTTGCGCCTTTGTCGCACTTTGCGTTGGCAGATTTTACATTTCATTTGGCGATGTGTTTAGCGTGCTAGCTCATAGCATTGGTCTGGGAGATGGCGCAGCTAGCAACATCACAAACGTGATAGAAAATTTACGCATCCCTCGCATCATCGCAGCTATACTTGTAGGAGCCGCTCTTAGCGTGAGTGGTGCAGCTTATCAAGGTGTCTTTAAAAACCAGCTAGTAAGCCCTGATCTTCTTGGCGTATCAGCTGGTGCTTGCGTGGGAGCAGCAACTGCGATTATCTTTGATCTATCGCTATTTTGGATACAAATTTTTGCGTTTGGCTTTGGCTTAGCAGCCGTTGCTATCACGCTAGCAATACCTAAGATGATGGGCCGCTCAAGCACGCTTATGCTAGTTCTTTCTGGTATCATCGTAAGCGGTCTAATGGGCTCAGTGATCGGCTTTTTAAAGTATGTCGCTGACCCTGAGACGAAGCTTCCTGACATTGTTTATTGGCAGCTTGGAAGTCTTGCAAAGCTTGATAGTGAAAATTTAAAATACATCGCCCCAGTGATGATCGTCTGCGCTGTTTTGCTAATCGCTATGAGCTGGCGTATAAATTTGCTCTCTCTTGGCGACGAAAGCGCGGCTAGACTTGGCGTAAATGTGGCTTACGAGCGCTCTATCATCATCATCTGCGCCACACTTCTTACAGCTTGTAGCGTCTGCATAAGCGGTATAGTGGCCTGGGTGGGGCTTCTCATGCCTCATTTAGCGCGCATGCTAGTTGGAGCAAATAACATAAGAAGCATGCCTGCAAGCATATTTATGGGTGCTATGTTTTTGCTTTTTGTTGATACCTTGGCACGCAGTATAAGCGTGAGCGAAGTGCCTCTTGGCGTGCTTACTGGCTTTATCGGCACGGTATTTTTCGTCTGGGTCTTGTGGCGAAATAAAAAGGTTGCATGA
- a CDS encoding ABC transporter ATP-binding protein, with protein sequence MLEVRNLNFSYPNGAGKLENVNLKIGAGEILTILGRNGAGKSTTLGLISGSLKPVSGEIFLDGKNVDSLSNKERAKIMAYVAQSEVTEYEYTGLEFITMGRAAHLGIFARPSKEDEEIAKIYTKKLEIEHLEEKFITQMSGGQKQMCMIARAMAAQPKMIIFDEPTSALDFGNQYKFLRTIKWLKELGYSVVLTTHNPDFAVLLGGYVALVKGDGNVEFGTVSEIIRSENLSKLYGLSLNVSYIDEVKRECCLTYPL encoded by the coding sequence ATGCTTGAAGTTAGAAATTTAAACTTTAGCTACCCAAATGGGGCTGGCAAACTAGAAAATGTAAATTTAAAGATAGGCGCAGGTGAGATTTTAACTATTCTTGGTCGAAATGGAGCTGGCAAATCAACCACTCTTGGGCTAATAAGCGGCTCACTCAAGCCAGTTTCGGGAGAAATTTTTCTTGATGGCAAAAATGTTGATAGCCTAAGCAACAAAGAGCGTGCCAAGATCATGGCATATGTGGCTCAAAGCGAGGTAACCGAGTATGAATACACCGGACTTGAGTTCATCACGATGGGACGCGCGGCACACCTTGGCATCTTTGCAAGACCTAGTAAAGAGGACGAAGAGATCGCTAAAATTTACACCAAAAAGCTTGAGATCGAGCACCTTGAAGAGAAATTTATCACTCAAATGAGTGGCGGTCAAAAGCAAATGTGTATGATCGCGCGCGCGATGGCTGCACAACCAAAGATGATTATATTTGACGAGCCAACGAGTGCACTTGATTTTGGCAACCAGTATAAATTTCTACGCACCATTAAGTGGCTAAAAGAGCTTGGCTACTCGGTCGTGCTAACTACTCACAACCCTGACTTTGCCGTGCTTCTTGGCGGATATGTCGCACTTGTAAAAGGTGATGGAAATGTTGAGTTTGGCACGGTTAGCGAGATCATTAGAAGCGAAAATTTAAGCAAGCTTTACGGATTAAGCTTAAACGTAAGCTACATCGACGAAGTAAAAAGAGAGTGCTGTTTAACATATCCTCTTTAA
- a CDS encoding excalibur calcium-binding domain-containing protein, with the protein MRGCSGFDRDHDGIPCENICKERRVKK; encoded by the coding sequence TTGCGTGGATGCAGTGGCTTTGACCGTGATCATGACGGCATACCATGTGAGAATATATGCAAAGAACGTAGAGTAAAAAAATAA
- the recG gene encoding ATP-dependent DNA helicase RecG — protein MKFEASDRAKLLKIGVLSLLDLALVLPKGFEDTTIAKSPREGQICINVKITSLASRPGMLTALAFCEQWQSSVKIVIFNAKSWHYGAFKVGKEMAIYGLCSYAFGSWQIVNPKITTKIGQIVPKFKTELKDDEVKKLVLKYINLQNLLAEGLSEKEAKFLADLQRLDEQSVQILYRLKNDNEGTHILKFVEIFNYIKKLSAKKTYFKSPKIELFDISSWLKGLPFMPTNDQINAINDIRDDLSAVQAKRRVIMGDVGSGKTLVILAAALSVYPKTAILMAPTSILSEQIYNEAKRLLPSFVNVMLVQSGEKKLDFDGVNLIVGTHALLFHELPNSPLVMVDEQHRFGSNQRKKIEELASNENERANFVQFSATPIPRTLSLIQSEIVNFSFLKQMPFKKNITSQILGASEFGFLITHIKKQLGGGFQVAIIYPLVESSESSNYQSLNEAQGFWLKNFKNVFVTHGKDKEKEEILRRFREEGEILLSTTVVEVGISLPRLNTIVIVGAERLGLATLHQLRGRVGRNGGDGYCFLFTKLKETPARLKEFCATNDGFKVAELDLKNRQSGDILNGFVQHGATFNFYDYEDDITQAAKTRVAALAKNNA, from the coding sequence ATGAAATTTGAAGCAAGCGATAGGGCAAAACTTCTAAAAATAGGCGTGCTTAGCCTACTTGACCTTGCTCTTGTGCTACCAAAGGGCTTTGAGGATACGACGATCGCTAAGAGCCCAAGAGAAGGGCAGATCTGCATAAATGTAAAGATCACCTCGCTCGCCTCGCGCCCTGGTATGCTAACAGCACTTGCCTTTTGCGAGCAGTGGCAAAGTAGTGTAAAGATCGTCATTTTTAACGCAAAGTCTTGGCACTACGGCGCTTTTAAGGTTGGCAAAGAGATGGCGATATATGGGCTTTGCTCCTACGCCTTTGGCTCGTGGCAGATCGTAAATCCAAAAATCACCACAAAAATAGGCCAGATCGTGCCTAAATTTAAGACCGAGCTCAAAGATGATGAAGTCAAAAAACTTGTTTTAAAATATATAAATTTACAAAATTTATTAGCCGAGGGCTTAAGTGAAAAAGAGGCTAAATTTCTAGCTGATCTGCAAAGGCTAGATGAGCAAAGCGTACAAATTTTATACCGCCTAAAAAACGACAATGAGGGTACGCACATTTTAAAATTTGTAGAAATTTTTAACTACATAAAAAAGCTAAGTGCGAAAAAAACTTATTTTAAAAGTCCTAAAATAGAGCTTTTTGATATAAGCTCTTGGCTAAAGGGCTTGCCATTTATGCCGACAAACGACCAGATAAACGCGATAAATGATATAAGAGACGACCTTAGTGCTGTGCAGGCAAAAAGACGCGTCATAATGGGCGATGTGGGGAGTGGTAAGACGCTGGTGATCCTAGCAGCCGCACTTAGTGTCTATCCAAAAACTGCTATTTTGATGGCACCAACTAGCATCTTAAGCGAGCAAATTTATAATGAAGCAAAGAGGCTATTGCCATCTTTTGTGAATGTGATGTTGGTTCAAAGCGGAGAGAAAAAGCTTGATTTTGACGGGGTAAATTTGATCGTTGGTACGCATGCGCTTCTATTTCACGAGTTACCAAATTCGCCGCTTGTCATGGTCGATGAGCAGCACCGCTTTGGCTCAAATCAACGCAAAAAGATAGAGGAGCTCGCCTCAAACGAGAATGAGCGAGCAAATTTTGTGCAGTTTTCGGCTACACCGATACCAAGGACGCTCAGTTTAATCCAGTCTGAGATCGTAAATTTTAGCTTTTTAAAGCAGATGCCGTTTAAGAAAAATATAACGAGCCAAATTTTAGGCGCTAGTGAGTTTGGCTTTTTAATAACTCACATCAAAAAGCAGCTTGGAGGTGGCTTTCAAGTGGCTATCATTTATCCTCTAGTTGAGAGCAGTGAGAGCTCAAACTACCAAAGCCTAAATGAGGCGCAGGGCTTTTGGCTAAAGAATTTCAAAAATGTTTTCGTCACGCACGGTAAGGACAAGGAAAAAGAGGAAATTTTAAGGCGCTTTAGGGAAGAGGGCGAAATTTTGCTTTCAACCACTGTTGTTGAGGTTGGTATCTCGCTGCCAAGGCTAAATACGATAGTGATCGTGGGTGCTGAGCGGCTCGGCCTTGCTACGCTTCATCAGCTACGAGGAAGGGTGGGACGAAACGGCGGCGATGGATACTGCTTTTTGTTCACCAAGCTAAAAGAGACGCCTGCTAGGTTAAAAGAATTTTGTGCAACAAATGACGGCTTTAAGGTGGCCGAGCTTGATCTTAAAAACCGACAAAGTGGCGACATACTAAATGGCTTTGTACAGCATGGAGCGACATTTAACTTCTATGACTACGAGGATGATATTACACAGGCTGCAAAGACTAGGGTGGCGGCGCTTGCTAAAAATAACGCCTAG
- a CDS encoding M16 family metallopeptidase yields the protein MKILDINVKNVKIPVVFESSKAMPVVSLKLVFKAAGSSQNGKLAGLARLSANLLNEGDMKLGSAKFAKELEVRAISLNASCGFETFCIDLNCLKEHFAFACGKLKELISAPNLTDEILNRCKTVTLGEIAANENDFDYLARQGLFELLYPKSVLSEPSIGTKKSIKAITLEDVRKFLNEHLDLSNLLCVLGGDIDEKQAKELASVLEILKPGKVRKLERFSPSNKCESSEIIRQSEQAYIYFGAPFNVKPEEKYKAAVATFILGEGGFGSRLMEEIRVKRGLAYSAYARNLLNLSYSQLYGYMQTKNEKKDEAIAVIKEEILKFSKKGVSKAELEQAKKFLLGSLPLRLETLFKRLDIAQGEFYEHGELGGFLKDLDKISALSLNELNSFIKAHAEINELSFCVLKNEI from the coding sequence ATGAAAATTTTAGATATCAATGTAAAAAATGTAAAAATCCCAGTCGTTTTTGAAAGCTCAAAAGCGATGCCAGTAGTGAGCCTAAAGCTAGTTTTCAAAGCAGCTGGTAGCTCGCAAAATGGCAAGCTTGCAGGTCTTGCAAGACTAAGTGCAAATTTACTAAACGAGGGCGATATGAAGCTAGGCTCGGCTAAATTTGCTAAAGAGCTTGAAGTAAGGGCGATCAGCCTAAATGCAAGCTGCGGCTTTGAGACATTTTGCATCGATCTAAACTGCTTAAAAGAGCACTTTGCCTTTGCGTGCGGCAAGCTAAAAGAGCTTATAAGCGCTCCAAATTTAACTGATGAAATTCTAAATAGGTGCAAAACCGTCACACTTGGCGAGATCGCAGCAAATGAAAACGACTTTGACTACTTAGCAAGGCAGGGGCTTTTTGAGCTTTTGTATCCAAAAAGCGTGCTTTCAGAGCCTAGTATCGGCACTAAAAAGAGCATAAAAGCGATCACGCTTGAAGATGTGAGAAAGTTTTTAAACGAGCATTTAGACCTTTCAAATTTGCTTTGCGTGCTAGGTGGCGACATCGACGAGAAGCAGGCAAAAGAGCTTGCTAGTGTTTTGGAGATACTAAAACCTGGCAAGGTGCGAAAACTAGAGCGCTTTAGCCCAAGCAACAAGTGCGAAAGCAGCGAGATCATCAGGCAAAGCGAGCAAGCCTACATCTACTTTGGTGCGCCATTTAATGTAAAACCTGAGGAGAAATACAAGGCCGCAGTGGCGACATTTATTTTAGGCGAGGGTGGCTTTGGCTCGAGGCTCATGGAGGAGATCCGCGTGAAAAGAGGGCTTGCGTATAGCGCCTACGCTAGAAATTTGCTAAATCTCTCTTACAGCCAGCTTTACGGCTACATGCAGACAAAAAATGAGAAAAAAGATGAGGCCATCGCTGTTATAAAAGAAGAAATTTTAAAATTTAGCAAAAAAGGCGTTAGCAAGGCCGAGCTTGAGCAGGCGAAGAAATTTTTACTTGGTTCGTTGCCACTTAGGCTTGAGACGCTATTTAAGCGCCTTGACATCGCACAAGGCGAGTTTTATGAGCATGGTGAGCTTGGGGGATTTTTAAAGGATCTAGATAAAATTTCAGCCCTTTCGCTAAACGAGCTAAATAGCTTCATAAAAGCTCACGCAGAGATAAACGAGCTAAGTTTTTGCGTCTTAAAAAATGAAATTTGA
- a CDS encoding dehypoxanthine futalosine cyclase gives MKRLSVNEAIDLIENAPLHELGKMALARKKELHPDGITTFIVDRNINYTNVCWVDCKFCAFYRHAKEEDAYVLSFEEIGKKIEELIAIGGTQILFQGGVHPKLKIEWYEELVSYISKHYPSITIHGFSAVEIDYIARISKISTKEVLRRLNEKGLYSMPGAGAEILSDRVRDIIAPKKCDTADWLRIHKEAHELGMKTTATMMFGTVESTREIVEHWEHIRNLQDETAGFRAFILWSFQGLNTKLMQEIPEIKKQSSNVYLRLLAVSRLFLDNFKNIQSSWVTQGSYVGQLALLFGANDLGSTMMEENVVKAAGASFRMNQDQMIELIKDVGEIPAKRNTNYDILEKF, from the coding sequence TTGAAAAGACTTAGTGTAAATGAAGCCATCGATCTTATAGAAAATGCACCGCTTCACGAGCTTGGCAAGATGGCACTAGCTAGAAAAAAAGAGCTTCATCCAGATGGCATAACGACCTTCATCGTAGATCGCAACATCAACTATACAAATGTCTGCTGGGTGGATTGTAAATTTTGCGCATTTTACCGCCACGCAAAAGAAGAAGACGCTTACGTGCTAAGTTTTGAGGAGATCGGCAAGAAGATAGAGGAGCTAATCGCCATTGGCGGCACGCAAATTTTATTTCAAGGCGGCGTTCATCCAAAGCTAAAGATCGAGTGGTACGAGGAGCTAGTGAGCTACATCAGCAAACACTATCCAAGCATCACGATACATGGCTTTTCTGCCGTTGAGATCGACTACATCGCAAGAATTTCAAAAATTTCTACAAAAGAGGTCTTAAGACGCCTAAACGAAAAGGGTTTATACTCGATGCCAGGGGCTGGAGCGGAAATTTTAAGCGACAGGGTGCGTGATATCATCGCCCCTAAAAAGTGCGACACCGCAGACTGGCTTCGCATACACAAAGAGGCGCACGAACTTGGCATGAAAACGACTGCTACAATGATGTTTGGCACTGTTGAGAGCACTCGCGAGATCGTGGAGCACTGGGAGCACATCAGAAATTTACAAGATGAAACGGCTGGATTTAGAGCCTTTATACTTTGGAGCTTTCAAGGGCTAAATACAAAGCTCATGCAAGAAATTCCAGAGATCAAAAAGCAAAGCTCAAACGTCTATCTAAGGCTTCTTGCAGTCTCAAGGCTCTTTTTGGATAACTTTAAAAATATCCAAAGTAGCTGGGTCACGCAGGGCAGCTACGTAGGTCAGCTAGCGCTTCTTTTTGGCGCAAACGACCTTGGTAGCACAATGATGGAGGAAAATGTTGTAAAGGCGGCAGGTGCTAGCTTTAGGATGAACCAAGACCAGATGATCGAGCTTATAAAAGATGTTGGAGAAATCCCAGCTAAGCGTAACACAAACTACGATATTTTGGAGAAATTTTAG
- a CDS encoding NfeD family protein gives MISPFIMIAIGVVLCITEFIFFSFYLLFFGIAFIVVGAINFGFSFAWSYQILITAAIAIVLLVLLKAPLKSKFMSRKESFNEEFLDEAGVGEIRENMVYFKGTLWKYDGNLANGEKVTVLGTKGDKVIVG, from the coding sequence GTGATCAGCCCTTTTATAATGATAGCAATTGGTGTGGTTTTGTGCATCACCGAGTTTATCTTTTTCTCGTTTTATTTGCTATTTTTTGGCATAGCTTTTATAGTAGTTGGAGCTATAAATTTTGGTTTTAGTTTTGCTTGGAGCTATCAAATTTTAATTACGGCAGCGATTGCGATCGTGCTCCTTGTGCTTTTAAAAGCGCCGTTGAAGAGTAAATTTATGTCCAGAAAAGAGAGTTTTAACGAGGAATTTTTAGACGAAGCCGGAGTTGGCGAGATCAGAGAAAATATGGTCTATTTCAAAGGCACTCTTTGGAAATATGACGGAAATTTAGCTAACGGAGAAAAAGTGACAGTTCTTGGCACCAAAGGTGACAAGGTGATAGTTGGATAA